The Zygotorulaspora mrakii chromosome 3, complete sequence genome includes a region encoding these proteins:
- the HHT1 gene encoding histone H3 (similar to Saccharomyces cerevisiae HHT1 (YBR010W); ancestral locus Anc_3.193) has product MARTKQTARKSTGGKAPRKQLASKAARKSAPSTGGVKKPHRYKPGTVALREIRRFQKSTELLIRKLPFQRLVREIAQDFKTDLRFQSSAIGALQESVEAYLVSLFEDTNLAAIHAKRVTIQKKDIKLARRLRGERS; this is encoded by the coding sequence atggctAGAACGAAGCAAACAGCAAGAAAATCCACTGGTGGTAAAGCACCAAGAAAACAACTAGCCTCCAAGGCTGCAAGAAAGTCGGCCCCATCTACCGGTGGTGTCAAGAAGCCTCACAGATATAAGCCAGGTACTGTTGCCTTAAGAGAAATcagaagatttcaaaaatctaCGGAGCTTTTGATAAGGAAGTTgccatttcaaagattagTGAGAGAAATTGctcaagatttcaagacTGATTTGAGATTCCAGTCCTCTGCTATCGGTGCTCTTCAGGAATCCGTCGAGGCTTATCTAGTTTCGTTATTCGAAGACACCAATTTGGCTGCTATTCACGCCAAGCGTGTTACTATTCAAAAGAAGGATATCAAGTTGGCTAGAAGACTAAGAGGTGAGAGATCataa
- the TRP1 gene encoding phosphoribosylanthranilate isomerase TRP1 (similar to Saccharomyces cerevisiae TRP1 (YDR007W); ancestral locus Anc_3.192) encodes MEQPIIKICGLQSLEAAKHAVDSGAKYLGVICVPNRKRTVRAEVAREISELVHSSDSHVKLVGVFRNQSKEDILETVRDYQLDIVQLHGDEAWREYRQFLGIPIIKRMIFPRDCDEVLKSSNEPDFLCLFDSEAGGTGEMLNWEAINQWATDTGVGTRFILAGGLTPENVEEALKISGVIGIDVSGGVESNNEKDLNKISRFVNNAMK; translated from the coding sequence ATGGAGCAACCTATAATCAAGATATGCGGCCTACAGTCTTTGGAGGCTGCTAAGCATGCTGTGGATAGCGGCGCAAAATACTTAGGTGTAATATGTGTGCCGAACAGAAAGAGGACTGTACGTGCTGAGGTAGCAAGAGAAATTTCAGAACTGGTGCATTCTTCAGACTCACATGTAAAACTGGTTGGGGTATTTCGCAATCAATCCAAAGAAGACATCTTGGAAACAGTGCGCGACTACCAACTTGACATTGTCCAGCTTCATGGAGACGAGGCCTGGCGGGAGTATCGACAGTTTTTAGGGATCCCGATTATCAAGAGAATGATATTTCCACGAGATTGTgatgaagttttgaaatcttctAATGAACCGGACTTTTTGTGCCTTTTCGATTCAGAAGCTGGTGGGACTGGTGAAATGTTAAATTGGGAAGCAATCAATCAGTGGGCAACAGATACTGGTGTAGGCACTAGATTTATCTTAGCGGGAGGTCTAACTCcagaaaatgttgaagaagcGCTCAAGATCAGTGGTGTCATTGGTATAGATGTTAGCGGAGGTGTAGAAAGtaataatgaaaaggaCTTGAATAAAATATCTAGATTTGTAAATAATGCGATGAAGTAA